Proteins from a genomic interval of Gossypium hirsutum isolate 1008001.06 chromosome A09, Gossypium_hirsutum_v2.1, whole genome shotgun sequence:
- the LOC107889647 gene encoding L-type lectin-domain containing receptor kinase IV.1: MCFRFSILLTLLLISFAAAEDVSFIYNGFRSANLNLDGIAELTSNGLLKLTNKTMQQKGNAFYPHLVDFKNSTNGSVFSFSSTFVFAILPEYPTLSGHGIAFVIAPTKGLPGSLPSQYLGLFNESNNGNDTNHVVAVELDTIQSKEFGDINDNHVGIDINGLKSATSFPAGYYEDDSHDFKNLTLISGKQMQVWVEYHGLEKRMDVTLAPFKVPKPDTPLLSLSRDLSSIVNREMYVGFSSSTGSVLTSHYVLGWSFKVNGQAEELTLSQLPKLPRLGPKKKPKVLTIGLPLILVSLALAGVSGAAYLVRRKRKFADVVEDWELEYGPHRFKFKDLYIATKGFKDKELLGAGGFGRVYRGVLPSNKLEVAVKRVSHESRQGMREFVAEIVSIGRLRHRNLVQLLGYCRRKGELLLVYDYMPNGSLDKYLHDQPQVTLNWRQRFRVIKGVASGLFYLHGEWEQVVVHRDVKASNVLLDGELNGRLGDFGLARLYDHGTDPQTTHVVGTVGYLAPEHTRTGKATPSTDVFAFGAFLLEVACGRRPIEAKSPIEDVILVDWVYSCWSKGDIMEAKDPSLGSDYEAEEVELVLKLGLLCSHSEPEARPTMRQVLQFLEGDVPFPEMSSLSLTSSGLTFGHRQGFDDYVMSYSSSVCKGFSHCSVADSLLSGGR; this comes from the coding sequence ATGTGTTTCAGATTCTCGATTCTGCTGACTCTTCTTCTGATTAGCTTTGCAGCTGCCGAGGATGTTAGTTTCATCTACAACGGATTCCGGTCGGCTAATCTAAACCTTGATGGCATAGCAGAACTCACTTCCAATGGACTCCTAAAGCTCACCAATAAAACCATGCAACAAAAAGGTAATGCTTTCTACCCTCACCTCGTTGATTTCAAGAACTCTACCAACGGTTCTGTTTTTTCCTTCTCTTCCACCTTTGTCTTCGCCATACTTCCCGAGTATCCAACTCTCAGCGGCCATGGAATCGCTTTCGTGATTGCACCAACCAAAGGCCTCCCCGGATCTCTTCCAAGTCAGTATCTCGGACTGTTCAATGAGTCCAACAATGGCAATGATACAAACCATGTTGTTGCTGTAGAACTCGACACCATACAAAGTAAGGAGTTCGGTGATATCAATGACAATCACGTTGGGATTGACATTAATGGGTTGAAGTCTGCTACTTCTTTTCCGGCTGGATATTATGAGGACGACAGCCATGACTTTAAAAACCTGACCTTGATCAGTGGTAAACAGATGCAAGTTTGGGTCGAATATCATGGTCTAGAGAAGAGAATGGATGTCACTTTAGCTCCATTTAAGGTTCCTAAACCCGACACCCCACTTTTATCCTTGTCTCGTGATCTGTCTTCAATTGTTAACCGTGAGATGTATGTTGGTTTTTCATCGTCAACTGGTTCGGTCCTCACATCTCATTATGTTTTGGGCTGGAGCTTTAAGGTTAATGGTCAGGCAGAAGAGCTTACCCTGTCTCAACTTCCCAAGCTTCCTCGGTTAGGACCAAAGAAAAAGCCGAAAGTTTTGACAATTGGGTTGCCTTTGATTTTGGTGAGCTTGGCTTTGGCAGGAGTTTCTGGTGCTGCTTATTTGGTAAGGAGGAAAAGGAAGTTTGCTGATGTAGTTGAAGATTGGGAGCTTGAGTATGGGCCTCATAGATTCAAGTTTAAAGATCTATATATTGCTACAAAAGGATTCAAAGACAAGGAATTATTGGGTGCTGGTGGATTTGGAAGGGTCTACAGAGGAGTTCTTCCAAGCAATAAACTTGAGGTTGCAGTGAAAAGAGTCTCGCATGAATCAAGGCAAGGGATGAGGGAATTTGTAGCAGAAATTGTGAGTATTGGTCGTCTCCGACACCGGAATTTAGTCCAACTCTTGGGATATTGCCGGCGCAAAGGTGAGCTGCTTTTGGTCTATGACTACATGCCTAATGGAAGTCTTGATAAGTATTTGCATGACCAGCCACAAGTCACCCTAAATTGGAGACAAAGATTCAGAGTCATCAAAGGTGTAGCATCAGGATTGTTCTATTTACATGGAGAATGGGAGCAAGTTGTGGTTCATAGAGATGTTAAAGCCAGCAATGTTTTACTGGATGGCGAATTAAATGGAAGATTAGGAGATTTTGGGCTTGCTAGATTATATGACCATGGAACGGATCCCCAAACAACTCACGTTGTGGGAACTGTTGGTTATTTGGCTCCCGAGCATACTCGAACCGGGAAAGCCACGCCGTCCACAGATGTGTTTGCTTTCGGGGCATTTTTGCTTGAAGTTGCGTGTGGAAGAAGGCCAATAGAGGCAAAATCTCCGATAGAAGATGTAATCTTGGTAGATTGGGTGTATTCATGTTGGTCCAAAGGTGATATTATGGAGGCCAAAGATCCGAGTCTGGGTTCAGATTATGAGGCAGAGGAAGTTGAGTTGGTTTTAAAACTTGGGTTGCTCTGCTCTCACTCAGAACCTGAAGCAAGGCCAACCATGCGCCAAGTCCTTCAGTTTTTAGAAGGGGATGTTCCATTTCCAGAAATGTCATCACTCAGTCTCACTTCCAGTGGACTAACATTTGGACATCGACAAGGGTTTGATGATTATGTTATGTCGTATTCATCTTCCGTTTGCAAAGGATTCTCCCATTGTTCTGTTGCAGATTCTTTACTTTCTGGAGGTCGATGA
- the LOC107889648 gene encoding E3 ubiquitin-protein ligase RDUF2 has translation MESITSPYWCYRCNRFIRVRIRSPHDSVHCLHCGGGFIEEIQTPSRSPIDHRFPVASLYSGTPSLSPSPTATHRFRRARRNAGDRSPFYPVVVLRGPSSETDGELPERGNTSFELYYDDGSGSGLRHLPDSMSEFLMGSDFDRLLDQLSQLQVNEVGRFEQPPASKAAIESMPVIRIVGRHIRSDSHCAVCKEPFELDSEAREMPCKHIYHSDCIVPWLSIRNSCPVCRHELPIEGNNLGENEAVGLTIWRLPGGGFAVGRLTGGRRAAEREFPLVFTEMDGGFNNAAAPRRISLAPSGRRSQIESRGFRRVFRSFVSFFGRFRSSSRSGSDSGFTRRSRSLSVFNRSSRRDSD, from the coding sequence atGGAATCGATTACATCACCCTATTGGTGTTACAGATGTAATCGCTTTATACGAGTCCGGATCCGATCCCCCCATGATTCGGTTCATTGCCTCCACTGCGGCGGAGGATTCATCGAAGAAATCCAAACACCCTCTCGATCTCCCATCGATCACCGTTTCCCCGTCGCATCCTTGTACTCCGGCACTCCCAGTCTGAGCCCCAGCCCCACCGCCACTCATCGTTTCCGTCGAGCTCGACGAAACGCTGGCGATCGCTCCCCTTTCTATCCCGTCGTCGTACTCCGTGGACCCTCCTCCGAAACGGACGGCGAACTTCCCGAAAGAGGGAATACCAGTTTTGAGCTTTATTATGATGATGGGTCCGGGTCGGGTCTTCGTCATTTACCCGATAGCATGTCGGAATTTTTAATGGGTTCTGATTTTGATAGGCTTCTTGATCAGTTATCCCAGTTACAAGTAAACGAAGTTGGTCGCTTCGAGCAGCCGCCCGCTTCAAAAGCAGCGATTGAATCAATGCCGGTGATAAGAATCGTTGGAAGGCACATCAGGTCGGACTCTCACTGTGCAGTTTGCAAAGAACCTTTCGAACTTGATTCCGAAGCTCGGGAAATGCCTTGTAAGCATATTTACCATTCGGACTGTATTGTACCTTGGCTTTCGATTCGAAACTCTTGTCCAGTTTGCCGCCATGAACTGCCAATTGAAGGTAACAATTTAGGGGAAAATGAGGCTGTGGGATTAACAATATGGAGACTGCCTGGAGGTGGGTTTGCAGTGGGGAGGCTTACTGGAGGGAGGAGAGCAGCGGAGAGGGAGTTCCCATTGGTGTTTACAGAGATGGATGGCGGGTTTAATAACGCGGCTGCTCCTAGAAGGATTTCATTGGCGCCCAGTGGGAGAAGGTCGCAAATAGAGAGCAGAGGATTCCGGCGGGTTTTCCGgagttttgtttctttttttgggAGGTTTAGGAGTTCATCTCGTTCAGGCTCAGATTCTGGGTTTACAAGGAGAAGTCGATCGCTTTCGGTGTTTAATAGATCTTCTAGAAGGGATAGCGACTGA